The following proteins are co-located in the Rippkaea orientalis PCC 8801 genome:
- a CDS encoding glycosyltransferase gives MKVLIADFDLFSKVGGGQTFYRSIIKKNPQIDFYYIAEKEPLQTTRPPNAHAIPYQEQLLLSDFKNFFEVTPPKWVERAFVMASNIAASVANQQFDVIDVPDYEQWGMFLRPALQHYRVNFSKIALSMHGKISKTLRLDWFDFGKDNIPLDLQEKMQYKTVDMRYGISKSYLDEWREISDLESHYYHPLHFLDLPKPTRNLPSEAPPSLNFIGRTEKRKGPDIFIDLVWWLPRSSYSKAQLIGPHSYNYNNTQSSESILQSMVKNRQKNIAMRPPMKREELAELFASKSVTFLPSRYDTLNLVALESLFSGCPTAIGNGAGICRFLTESFPEVPFINIDINDIYSSLPAIGQVLDNYEDYRRKLVDTLLSINLEVTDPILEEIYNQSVVSDGETQQELEQWYSQLMTYWEDGQQDFGIYKIPGVKLVKSQLKSQLKPTYKQFKATLNDVKAQLIKPLEDSRNAQTVKASKLVSRYKATFNASELNQKDLTYKVKECWRLGSAFGEYVSAFQESANLSSLKDKLSNGYQIDRIRLWREIARIEELRGNDLVSATYKLRGIRLLNNDIFGDLSFVLRTLETKGFTREAQAVEAIYGKPAERNERCQELIEQSLRDNAVNPEREYEFIDDRRQKSTYRVSIIVSLYNAADKLSLFLKALQHQTLINKGEAEIILVDSGSPGDEYAVFKQLEPKLNIPIIYARSQQRETIQTAWNRGISLSKAPYLCFLGVDENILPDCLEVLSKELDKDPQLDWVIGHSLVTNVDKQGSWVSDIMPYYRKEYKQDLVYLETCYLSWVGALYRRSIHERFGYYDGSFRGAGDTEFKNRVLPFIKSKVVDRTLGVFWNYPDERTTQSPLAELEDMRAWYLHRTLPGIRYAFSNRKVEELEQLIYLSLCYRKSYCTHTSSDLEYAYNLSLYLKEIAPNSQALKYFKGIETLLNAYRGLDWMPKLSRFSPIAKVLETRKIAHTIQQEHQTSWNKEMSLGLVPNYKIFNDNRHEQHSVLWLTEVPKN, from the coding sequence ATGAAAGTTCTGATTGCTGATTTTGATTTATTTAGTAAAGTCGGAGGAGGTCAAACCTTCTATCGCAGTATTATTAAGAAAAATCCTCAAATTGATTTTTACTATATTGCCGAGAAAGAACCATTACAAACAACCCGTCCACCTAATGCTCACGCTATCCCTTACCAAGAACAATTATTACTAAGTGACTTCAAAAATTTCTTCGAGGTTACGCCGCCGAAATGGGTTGAAAGAGCCTTCGTTATGGCCAGCAATATTGCGGCATCGGTAGCGAATCAACAATTTGATGTCATTGATGTCCCTGACTATGAACAATGGGGAATGTTTCTAAGGCCTGCGCTGCAACATTATCGGGTTAATTTTAGCAAAATTGCCCTATCAATGCACGGAAAAATCTCTAAAACCTTGCGTCTTGATTGGTTTGATTTTGGTAAGGATAATATCCCCCTTGATCTACAGGAAAAAATGCAGTACAAAACTGTAGATATGCGCTATGGTATTAGCAAGAGTTATCTAGATGAATGGCGAGAAATTTCGGACTTAGAGTCCCATTATTATCATCCACTTCATTTTCTTGACCTTCCTAAACCGACGAGAAACTTACCTTCAGAAGCACCCCCAAGTTTAAATTTTATCGGTCGAACAGAAAAGCGTAAAGGACCCGATATTTTTATTGATTTAGTTTGGTGGCTTCCCCGTTCTAGTTACAGCAAAGCTCAGCTTATCGGTCCCCACAGCTACAACTACAACAACACCCAATCTTCTGAATCAATTTTACAAAGCATGGTGAAAAACCGACAAAAAAATATTGCCATGCGTCCTCCCATGAAACGGGAAGAATTAGCCGAATTATTTGCTAGTAAATCCGTTACTTTCCTTCCTTCGAGATACGATACTTTAAATCTTGTGGCTTTGGAATCGCTATTTTCAGGTTGTCCAACAGCTATCGGAAATGGTGCAGGGATCTGTCGTTTCTTAACGGAAAGTTTTCCAGAAGTTCCCTTCATTAATATCGATATTAATGACATTTACTCCTCTCTTCCTGCTATTGGTCAAGTGCTAGATAATTATGAAGATTATCGTCGAAAATTAGTTGATACTTTGTTATCAATTAATTTAGAAGTCACTGATCCCATTTTAGAAGAAATTTATAATCAATCTGTCGTATCTGATGGAGAAACTCAACAGGAATTAGAGCAATGGTATAGTCAATTAATGACCTATTGGGAAGATGGTCAGCAAGACTTTGGTATCTATAAAATTCCTGGGGTAAAATTAGTTAAATCTCAACTAAAATCCCAACTTAAACCAACCTATAAGCAATTCAAAGCAACCCTTAATGATGTTAAAGCACAACTCATTAAGCCATTGGAAGATAGCCGTAATGCTCAAACGGTAAAAGCTAGTAAATTAGTGAGTCGGTATAAAGCAACGTTTAATGCGTCAGAATTGAATCAAAAAGATTTAACCTACAAAGTCAAAGAATGTTGGCGGTTAGGTTCAGCTTTTGGAGAATATGTTTCTGCTTTTCAAGAGTCTGCTAATCTGAGTAGCTTAAAAGATAAGTTAAGCAATGGTTACCAAATTGATCGGATTCGCCTGTGGCGAGAAATTGCTCGAATTGAAGAATTACGAGGTAATGACTTAGTATCAGCTACCTACAAATTGCGCGGAATACGCTTACTAAATAACGATATTTTTGGCGATCTTTCCTTTGTTTTACGAACCCTAGAAACCAAAGGATTTACCCGTGAAGCGCAAGCAGTAGAGGCAATATATGGCAAACCAGCCGAACGAAATGAGCGTTGTCAAGAACTGATTGAACAATCTTTGCGGGATAACGCCGTTAACCCAGAAAGAGAATACGAATTTATTGATGATCGCCGTCAGAAATCAACCTACAGGGTTAGTATTATTGTCTCGCTTTATAACGCAGCCGATAAGCTTTCTTTATTCCTAAAAGCTTTACAGCATCAAACTTTAATCAACAAGGGAGAAGCTGAAATTATCCTAGTTGATAGTGGATCTCCAGGGGATGAATACGCTGTCTTTAAACAGTTAGAACCAAAACTAAATATTCCCATTATTTACGCGCGATCGCAGCAAAGAGAAACTATTCAAACCGCTTGGAACCGAGGAATTTCTCTCTCCAAAGCACCCTATTTATGTTTCTTAGGAGTTGATGAAAACATCTTACCCGACTGTTTAGAAGTCTTATCCAAAGAATTAGATAAAGATCCCCAACTTGATTGGGTCATTGGTCATAGTTTAGTCACCAATGTTGATAAACAAGGTAGTTGGGTTAGTGATATTATGCCCTACTATCGCAAGGAATATAAGCAAGATTTAGTCTACTTAGAAACCTGCTATTTATCATGGGTAGGAGCTCTCTATCGTCGCTCAATTCATGAGCGATTTGGTTACTATGATGGTAGCTTCCGAGGTGCAGGAGATACCGAGTTTAAAAACCGTGTTTTACCCTTTATTAAAAGTAAAGTAGTTGACCGAACGTTAGGGGTTTTTTGGAACTATCCTGATGAACGAACCACCCAAAGTCCTCTCGCAGAATTAGAAGATATGAGAGCCTGGTATCTTCATCGCACTTTACCCGGTATTCGATATGCCTTTTCTAACCGAAAAGTAGAGGAATTAGAGCAACTGATTTACTTATCTCTGTGCTACCGCAAATCCTATTGTACCCACACCAGTAGTGATTTAGAATATGCCTATAATTTAAGTCTTTATCTCAAAGAAATTGCTCCTAATTCTCAAGCTCTCAAGTATTTTAAGGGGATAGAAACCTTGCTAAATGCCTATCGTGGTTTAGACTGGATGCCAAAACTATCTCGCTTTTCTCCTATTGCTAAAGTTTTAGAAACTCGCAAAATTGCTCACACAATCCAACAGGAACATCAAACTTCTTGGAATAAAGAAATGAGTTTAGGTTTAGTACCGAATTATAAAATTTTTAATGACAACCGTCATGAACAACATTCTGTCCTTTGGTTAACTGAGGTACCTAAAAATTAA
- a CDS encoding glycosyltransferase, with amino-acid sequence MVQKFIIIDHSLCNLQGHHYECSISVAEAADRLGYYPIIVANHTFPKALYHPNIKIIPAFEVDWFNNPVYFKKSSDGRFTWQKILEILTDHPFEKIYQAIKLKIELKFSYWNLTQPKLRVFLEKVQGSTSRLLGWINKDIELLGSIPLSNTLWGIFKIIWGLLRFGFKLITTKINQKLLDLLTPKVSSFSDTLSRVLKALEVTSEDHIFIHTIGIEQVEELYHLLTSDKFSLRPKFHVMLRRDTEEPLIVYAKGMGLKSILEQCYESKLWPETLQFYTDTEDLVQQHNRLSSVIFSQIPIPFRQEKLKASPIKISLDKPINVVYLGDARPEKGYHYLPDVVAALWTDYIQPGKIKFIIQSNFNIEGGVGDIPTARLKLERYPSDKVSLIKQAMSPDDYYQLLGEADLLVLPYDSTNYRIRTSGVLTEALAAGKPVVVPANSWLAKQVDSSRASIYETLDEIPQGIITIVENLRQFTEAAKEFSSGWKQRNSPDSLVKCLLTQTDILTQNIAVTSAPIKNDLLLSKTLNYSVPKILLILEGDCLFTQNHQAKLMIKHIEYLSRCGYEIYALFFPSNQTCRQENFDIFVMQLNGIITEINQDFPLTQTCIADYRIPNSIPQDINPYQYTQDVAYNRTSLVRDLVERYHLEISSSFEQLLQSNPFDLIFINSIASWSMIERFSLDKSPIICQFSDILSCQYALNNQREIDLSEYALECQLLNRCQVLLVEHDYELEKIQEKVTNPKSYLMPSDNQKQTQISLESCYSNLMDEVCYNLLKDKALPQKAEHKKIAILYPWGDILERKSGASKRVGLLVDYLKLQSYQVWVFTTGEEKDFRQDNIHYTYYQQSYENYCLVKDIYADAYQSWEKALELTLKNQTNKSKISDESNHWLPWIYYQYRFDNRFIKKIEQIAEWADIILLEYPFWASIVGQICHQYKTKLIITAHDILCQQLDDSTFLGKIALTEEIEGLKQANHLICVSENDQDFLSQYGLDSEVIPNPINLDLDQYIDRQKEDKKLLKKLEKNELKLSNKPFCLFVGSQHLPNLEAVSNIRQMAQDFSEKYPNIACNFIVVGSCCQPEHQQNFFSLGQVESSILSFLYHHASLIISPLLSGTGISVKIVEAMAYGKVILGTSVAFRGYPIKSQQEAIICDHLSDYPTHIATLITNSQQTQKIGQNAAQFAQNYDYRSLYQLYKKLIES; translated from the coding sequence ATGGTGCAAAAGTTTATTATCATAGACCATTCTTTATGTAATCTTCAAGGACATCACTATGAATGTAGTATCTCTGTGGCTGAAGCAGCCGATAGACTAGGGTATTATCCTATTATTGTTGCTAATCATACTTTTCCCAAAGCACTCTATCATCCCAATATTAAAATTATTCCTGCTTTTGAGGTTGATTGGTTTAATAATCCTGTTTATTTTAAGAAGTCCTCTGATGGGAGATTTACCTGGCAAAAAATCCTTGAAATTTTGACTGATCATCCTTTTGAGAAAATCTATCAAGCAATAAAATTAAAAATCGAATTAAAATTCAGTTATTGGAATTTAACTCAACCTAAACTAAGAGTTTTTTTAGAAAAAGTTCAAGGTAGTACTTCTCGTTTGTTAGGGTGGATTAATAAAGATATTGAACTGTTAGGTTCTATTCCTTTATCTAATACTCTTTGGGGTATTTTTAAAATTATTTGGGGCTTATTGAGATTTGGTTTTAAGCTAATAACAACTAAAATTAATCAGAAATTATTAGATTTATTAACACCTAAAGTAAGTAGTTTTTCGGACACTTTATCAAGGGTTTTGAAGGCTCTTGAAGTCACTTCAGAAGATCATATTTTTATTCATACAATTGGAATCGAACAAGTTGAAGAATTATATCATCTATTAACATCCGATAAATTTTCCCTCAGACCTAAATTTCATGTTATGTTACGTCGAGATACTGAAGAACCCTTAATTGTTTATGCTAAAGGAATGGGATTAAAATCGATTCTTGAACAGTGTTATGAGTCTAAACTTTGGCCAGAAACACTACAATTTTATACTGATACTGAAGACCTTGTTCAACAACATAATCGTCTAAGTTCAGTGATTTTTAGTCAAATTCCTATTCCTTTTCGTCAAGAAAAACTCAAAGCATCTCCGATAAAGATAAGCTTAGATAAACCTATTAATGTTGTTTATTTAGGAGATGCAAGACCCGAAAAAGGCTATCATTATTTACCCGATGTTGTTGCCGCTTTATGGACAGATTATATTCAACCGGGAAAAATCAAATTTATCATACAATCTAACTTTAATATTGAAGGAGGAGTTGGCGATATTCCAACAGCAAGACTTAAATTAGAAAGATATCCTAGCGATAAAGTGTCTCTGATTAAACAAGCGATGTCTCCTGATGATTATTATCAACTTTTAGGAGAGGCTGATCTCCTGGTATTACCCTACGATTCAACTAATTATCGTATTCGTACTTCAGGGGTATTAACTGAAGCATTAGCAGCCGGAAAACCCGTTGTTGTCCCTGCCAATAGTTGGTTAGCAAAACAAGTTGATTCTTCTCGTGCAAGTATTTATGAAACCCTCGATGAAATTCCGCAAGGTATCATCACAATTGTTGAGAATTTACGACAATTTACCGAAGCAGCGAAAGAATTTTCTTCAGGATGGAAACAAAGAAATTCACCTGATTCTTTAGTGAAATGTTTATTGACTCAAACTGATATTCTTACTCAAAATATAGCTGTTACTTCTGCCCCGATTAAAAATGATTTATTGTTGTCAAAAACCCTTAATTATTCAGTGCCTAAAATTCTTTTAATCCTCGAAGGTGATTGTTTATTCACCCAAAATCATCAAGCAAAACTGATGATTAAGCATATTGAATATTTGTCCCGTTGTGGTTATGAGATTTATGCCCTATTTTTTCCAAGTAACCAAACTTGTAGACAAGAAAATTTTGATATTTTTGTCATGCAATTAAATGGGATTATTACAGAAATTAATCAAGATTTTCCTCTGACTCAAACTTGCATTGCTGATTACCGTATTCCCAACTCAATCCCCCAAGACATTAATCCTTATCAATACACTCAAGATGTAGCCTATAATCGAACGAGTTTAGTACGAGATTTAGTCGAAAGATATCATTTAGAAATTTCCTCGTCTTTTGAACAATTACTACAAAGTAATCCCTTTGATCTTATTTTTATTAACTCGATTGCTAGTTGGAGTATGATTGAGAGATTTTCTTTAGATAAATCTCCAATCATCTGTCAGTTTTCTGATATTTTGTCTTGTCAATATGCCCTCAATAATCAGCGAGAAATTGACTTATCTGAATATGCACTAGAATGTCAATTACTGAATCGATGTCAAGTTCTCTTAGTTGAGCATGATTATGAGTTAGAAAAAATCCAAGAAAAAGTAACTAATCCTAAGAGTTATTTAATGCCCAGTGATAACCAAAAACAAACTCAAATATCATTAGAAAGTTGCTATTCTAACCTGATGGATGAGGTTTGCTATAACCTCCTTAAAGACAAAGCGTTACCCCAGAAAGCCGAACACAAGAAAATTGCCATTTTATATCCTTGGGGAGATATTTTAGAACGAAAAAGTGGGGCAAGTAAAAGGGTTGGATTATTAGTTGATTACCTGAAATTACAATCCTATCAAGTTTGGGTCTTTACTACGGGAGAAGAAAAAGATTTTAGACAAGATAATATCCATTATACTTACTATCAACAATCCTATGAAAACTATTGCTTAGTTAAAGACATTTATGCCGATGCCTATCAATCTTGGGAAAAGGCTTTAGAATTAACGTTAAAGAATCAAACTAATAAGTCAAAAATCTCTGATGAATCTAATCATTGGCTACCCTGGATTTATTATCAGTATCGCTTTGATAATCGCTTTATTAAAAAAATTGAACAGATAGCAGAGTGGGCTGATATTATTCTCTTAGAATACCCATTCTGGGCATCTATTGTAGGTCAGATTTGCCATCAATATAAAACCAAATTAATTATTACTGCTCATGATATTCTTTGCCAACAATTAGATGACTCAACCTTTCTTGGAAAGATTGCTTTAACAGAAGAAATTGAAGGACTAAAACAAGCTAATCATCTCATCTGTGTTTCTGAAAATGATCAAGATTTTTTAAGTCAATATGGATTAGATTCTGAAGTTATTCCTAATCCCATTAATTTAGACTTAGATCAATACATTGATCGGCAAAAAGAAGATAAAAAACTTTTAAAAAAATTAGAAAAAAATGAACTAAAATTATCAAATAAACCCTTTTGTTTATTTGTGGGTAGTCAACATTTGCCCAATTTAGAAGCAGTTAGTAATATACGTCAAATGGCTCAAGATTTTTCAGAAAAATACCCTAATATTGCTTGTAATTTTATCGTTGTTGGTAGTTGTTGTCAGCCAGAACACCAGCAAAACTTTTTCTCGTTAGGACAAGTAGAAAGTTCAATACTCTCTTTTCTATATCATCACGCATCCTTGATTATTTCTCCCCTCTTGTCAGGCACAGGAATTTCTGTCAAAATTGTGGAGGCAATGGCTTATGGAAAAGTTATTCTCGGTACAAGTGTCGCTTTTCGCGGTTATCCCATTAAATCTCAACAAGAAGCGATTATTTGTGATCATTTGAGTGACTATCCCACCCATATTGCTACCTTAATTACCAATAGTCAACAGACTCAAAAAATCGGACAAAACGCAGCACAATTCGCCCAAAACTATGATTATCGTTCCTTATACCAACTATATAAGAAACTGATTGAAAGTTAA
- the ppsA gene encoding phosphoenolpyruvate synthase, translated as MVTATFEKTASTQRETALILWFEEVGSQDVGLVGGKNSSLGEMIQQLQPKGVNVPGGFATTAYAYRYFIQSAGLEAKLRELFADLDVNDVINLQDKGRRARSLILNTPFPDELQQAIAQAYKQLCERYGYDASVCDALSPEEQKQYEIECQTVDVAVRSSATAEDLPEASFAGQQETYLNVHGVKGVLEACHRCFASLFTNRAISYRHHNGFDHFQVALSVGVQKMVRSDLATAGVMFSIDTETGFKNAALITAAYGLGENVVQGAVNPDEYYVFKPTLQQGYRPILEKRLGTKAIKMIYDVGGTKLTKNVEVEPQEREKYCLSDDEILTLGRWTCIIEDHYSQVRGIYTPMDIEWAKDGLTGDLYIVQARPETVQSQKESNILKTYHLQEHSQVIVTGRSVGAAIGQGTARVILSAAQIDQFKEGEVLITNRTDPDWEPIMKKASAIVTNQGGRTCHAAIIAREMGIPAIVGCGDATDKIKTRQEVTVCCSEGDEGKVYQGLLPFEVKETLLDNLPQTRTQILMNLGNPEQAFSLAEIPAQGVGLARLEFIIANHIKAHPLALIKFDELEDESVKDQISELTQHYDNKPQFFIDKLARGIATIAAAFYPKPVIVRMSDFKSNEYANLLGGSQFEPSEDNPTLGKEENPMLGWRGASRYYDPNYREAFALECAAMKLVRDEMGLVNVIPMIPFCRTPDEGRLVLAEMAKHGLEKGVNGLQVYVMCELPSNVILADEFAEVFDGFSIGSNDLTQLTLGLDRDSALVAHLFDERNEAVKRMVKLAIKTAQEKGRKIGICGQAPSDYPEFAKFLVELGIDSMSLNPDSVLKTLLMVAEVEKG; from the coding sequence ATGGTTACAGCAACCTTTGAAAAGACTGCCAGTACCCAACGAGAAACCGCGTTGATCCTCTGGTTTGAAGAAGTTGGTAGTCAAGATGTTGGACTGGTGGGGGGCAAAAACTCATCCTTGGGTGAAATGATCCAACAATTGCAACCCAAAGGAGTGAACGTTCCAGGGGGTTTTGCCACTACTGCCTATGCGTACCGCTATTTTATTCAATCTGCGGGTCTAGAAGCCAAATTACGGGAACTTTTTGCTGATCTCGATGTTAATGATGTCATCAACCTACAGGACAAAGGCAGACGTGCCCGTTCATTAATCTTAAATACCCCCTTTCCCGACGAATTGCAACAGGCGATCGCTCAAGCTTACAAACAACTGTGTGAACGCTACGGATATGATGCCAGTGTTTGTGATGCCCTCAGTCCCGAAGAACAGAAACAATACGAGATCGAATGTCAGACAGTGGACGTAGCCGTGCGATCGAGTGCCACCGCCGAAGACTTACCCGAAGCCAGTTTTGCGGGACAACAGGAAACTTATCTCAACGTCCACGGGGTTAAAGGCGTTTTAGAGGCTTGTCATCGCTGTTTTGCCTCCCTTTTCACCAACCGCGCCATTTCCTATCGCCATCATAACGGGTTCGATCACTTCCAAGTAGCCCTCTCTGTTGGAGTCCAAAAAATGGTGCGTTCCGACCTAGCCACGGCCGGGGTCATGTTCTCCATCGACACCGAAACCGGTTTTAAAAATGCTGCCCTGATCACGGCTGCCTACGGGTTAGGGGAAAACGTCGTCCAAGGGGCAGTTAACCCCGATGAATACTACGTTTTTAAACCCACGCTGCAACAAGGTTATCGTCCCATCCTCGAAAAACGCCTCGGAACCAAAGCCATTAAAATGATTTATGACGTAGGTGGGACGAAATTGACCAAAAACGTTGAAGTTGAACCCCAAGAACGGGAAAAATACTGTTTATCTGATGACGAAATTCTCACCCTAGGTCGCTGGACTTGCATCATTGAAGACCATTATTCCCAAGTACGGGGAATCTATACCCCGATGGACATTGAATGGGCAAAAGATGGACTCACAGGAGATCTCTACATCGTTCAAGCGCGTCCAGAAACCGTTCAATCCCAAAAAGAATCCAATATCCTCAAAACCTATCACCTACAAGAACATAGTCAGGTTATCGTCACAGGACGCAGCGTCGGGGCAGCCATTGGTCAAGGAACTGCCCGGGTCATCCTTAGTGCCGCCCAAATTGACCAATTTAAAGAAGGGGAAGTGTTGATCACCAACCGAACTGACCCTGACTGGGAGCCTATTATGAAGAAAGCGAGCGCAATTGTGACCAATCAGGGGGGAAGAACCTGTCACGCTGCAATTATCGCTCGTGAAATGGGTATTCCGGCTATTGTGGGCTGTGGTGATGCGACTGATAAGATTAAAACTCGTCAGGAAGTGACCGTCTGTTGCAGTGAAGGAGACGAAGGGAAAGTCTATCAAGGGTTATTGCCCTTTGAAGTCAAAGAAACCCTGTTAGATAATTTACCCCAAACCCGCACCCAAATTCTGATGAATTTAGGCAACCCAGAACAGGCCTTTTCCTTAGCAGAAATTCCCGCCCAAGGGGTCGGTTTAGCCCGCTTAGAGTTTATCATCGCTAATCATATTAAAGCCCATCCTTTAGCCTTAATTAAATTTGATGAACTCGAAGATGAATCGGTTAAGGATCAAATTAGTGAATTGACCCAACATTATGACAATAAACCGCAGTTTTTTATTGATAAATTGGCCAGGGGTATTGCAACCATTGCCGCCGCCTTTTATCCTAAACCCGTGATTGTACGGATGTCCGATTTTAAATCCAATGAATACGCCAATCTTTTAGGGGGAAGTCAATTTGAACCAAGTGAAGATAACCCCACATTAGGGAAGGAAGAAAACCCCATGTTAGGATGGCGGGGAGCTTCCCGTTATTATGACCCGAATTATCGGGAGGCCTTTGCCTTAGAATGCGCTGCTATGAAGCTGGTACGCGATGAGATGGGGTTAGTCAATGTGATTCCCATGATTCCCTTTTGTCGGACTCCCGATGAGGGACGATTAGTGTTAGCAGAAATGGCTAAACATGGACTTGAAAAAGGGGTCAACGGGTTGCAAGTGTATGTCATGTGTGAGTTGCCCAGTAATGTCATTTTAGCCGATGAATTTGCAGAAGTGTTTGATGGATTTTCCATTGGATCAAATGATTTAACTCAGCTAACTTTAGGGTTAGATCGAGATTCTGCTTTAGTGGCTCATTTGTTTGATGAACGCAACGAAGCGGTTAAACGAATGGTTAAGTTAGCCATTAAAACAGCCCAAGAAAAAGGCCGTAAAATTGGCATTTGTGGTCAAGCACCGAGTGACTATCCAGAGTTCGCTAAATTCTTGGTGGAATTGGGCATTGATTCGATGAGTTTGAACCCTGATTCTGTTCTGAAAACCTTGTTAATGGTGGCAGAGGTTGAGAAGGGTTAG
- a CDS encoding Uma2 family endonuclease — MAQSLTKSLSFQDFLEQYPNQSGKYELINGEMVEMRATRGHDNVARFISKAFDREVERLGLNYVVDRNILIKTTTSEGKEQGRIPDVSVVNKTLWNNNISDYNALTEPLQLAVEVTSNNWETDYLDKFEEYQRLGIAEYWIIDYQAIASVKYLGTPKIPTIFVYYLVNNQYEITRFTADNYLVSLTFPQLRLTVNQIINSQIA, encoded by the coding sequence ATGGCTCAATCATTAACTAAATCGTTAAGCTTTCAAGACTTTTTAGAACAATACCCTAATCAATCAGGAAAATATGAGTTAATTAATGGAGAAATGGTTGAAATGAGAGCCACTAGAGGGCATGATAATGTGGCTAGGTTTATTAGTAAAGCGTTTGATAGAGAAGTTGAAAGGTTAGGATTAAATTATGTTGTTGATAGAAATATTTTAATCAAAACGACTACATCTGAGGGAAAAGAACAAGGACGTATTCCGGATGTTAGCGTTGTTAATAAAACCCTTTGGAATAATAATATCTCCGATTATAATGCGTTAACTGAACCTTTACAATTAGCGGTAGAAGTTACATCAAATAATTGGGAAACTGACTATCTTGATAAATTTGAGGAATATCAACGTTTAGGAATTGCTGAATATTGGATCATAGATTATCAAGCCATAGCATCTGTAAAATATTTAGGTACTCCCAAAATACCCACTATTTTTGTTTATTATTTAGTTAACAATCAGTATGAAATAACTCGATTTACAGCAGATAATTATCTTGTTTCTTTGACTTTTCCTCAATTACGACTTACTGTTAATCAAATTATTAATTCTCAAATTGCTTAG
- a CDS encoding extracellular solute-binding protein, whose translation MLSRRSFLISTSILTLGQLLSGCGDGQTALRIFLLQGSIPPQLLTAFRQKLAQNAPVSFKVESQLKDLWKRLESWQQGSKDSQGLKNLVGQLPLINPNTSEKVDLVTLGDAWLAQAIQAELIEPLPLEVIPTWSKLPSRWQGLVKRDSKGNLSPQGQIWGAPYRWGTTLIAYDSHRFEKLGWTPKDWSDLWREELRDRIALVDQPREVIGLTLKKLGYSYNTTDLSQVSSLTSELLALHKQVKYYSSDHYLQPLVVGDAWLSVGWSSDIIPLVNSNRNIKAVVPASGTALWSDVWVNPKVKQGETKLSELTKQWLDFCWQDQAVNQICLLTDGVSPMIYQAKELPSEVKDNPLLFIDQRIMDKCDFIEPLPLKVKQEYETLWKTMRTSTND comes from the coding sequence ATGTTAAGCCGTCGTTCTTTTCTGATTAGTACAAGTATTCTAACCCTAGGACAGCTATTATCCGGGTGTGGGGATGGACAAACAGCTTTACGGATTTTCTTACTTCAAGGCTCGATCCCTCCTCAATTATTAACAGCTTTTCGCCAAAAGTTGGCTCAAAATGCCCCTGTTTCCTTTAAAGTGGAATCCCAATTAAAGGATCTCTGGAAACGGTTAGAAAGTTGGCAACAGGGGAGTAAGGATTCCCAAGGTTTGAAAAATCTGGTAGGTCAACTTCCTTTAATTAACCCAAACACATCTGAAAAGGTTGATTTAGTCACGTTAGGGGATGCTTGGTTAGCTCAAGCGATTCAAGCAGAATTAATTGAACCTTTACCCCTTGAAGTCATCCCAACATGGTCAAAACTGCCGTCTCGTTGGCAAGGGTTAGTCAAGCGAGATTCAAAAGGAAATCTGAGTCCACAAGGGCAAATTTGGGGTGCTCCCTATCGCTGGGGAACGACTTTAATTGCCTATGATAGTCATCGGTTTGAAAAGTTGGGATGGACTCCTAAAGATTGGTCGGATTTATGGCGAGAGGAATTACGCGATCGCATTGCCTTAGTTGATCAGCCCAGAGAAGTGATTGGCTTAACCTTAAAAAAACTCGGCTATTCCTATAATACTACTGATTTAAGTCAAGTTTCTTCCTTAACTTCAGAATTGCTGGCGTTACACAAACAGGTCAAGTATTACAGTTCTGATCACTATTTGCAACCCTTAGTCGTTGGGGATGCGTGGTTGAGTGTGGGTTGGTCTAGTGATATTATTCCCCTAGTCAATAGTAATCGTAATATTAAAGCAGTCGTTCCCGCATCAGGGACGGCTCTTTGGTCTGATGTTTGGGTGAACCCGAAGGTCAAACAAGGGGAGACAAAGTTATCTGAATTAACGAAACAATGGCTGGATTTTTGCTGGCAAGATCAAGCGGTTAATCAAATTTGTCTGTTAACCGATGGTGTTTCACCGATGATTTATCAAGCGAAAGAATTACCTTCAGAGGTCAAAGATAACCCGTTATTATTCATCGATCAAAGGATTATGGACAAGTGCGATTTCATTGAACCGTTACCTTTAAAGGTTAAGCAGGAATACGAAACACTTTGGAAAACCATGAGAACCAGCACTAATGACTAA